The segment TTCAAGTCGGACGTTATCGTGGATCTCATCAAGGTGATGGGCTGCGGCGTGGAGCTGGGCGGCAAGCACAACAAGGAGCTGGCGACCTTTAACCTCGACAACCTGCGGTTCAATAAGATCGTCATTTGTACCGATGCCGACGTGGACGGCTACCAGATCCGCACGCTGGTGCTCACCATGCTCTACCGCTTGACGCCGACCCTGATCGAGAAGGGCTATGTGTATATCGCCGAGTCGCCTTTGTACGAGATCACCACGAAGGAACGCACCTATTTTGCCTATACCGAACCGGAAAAGGCCGCTTTTCTGGAAGAGATCGGAGAGAAAAAATATACCATCCAGCGCTCCAAAGGTCTGGGCGAGAACGACCCCGAGATGATGTGGCTGACCACCATGAACCCGGAAAGCCGCCGCCTTATTAAAGTGATGCCCACCGATGTGGTGCAGACCGCGCAGGTGTTCGACATCCTGCTGGGTGATAACCTTGCAGGCCGCAAGGAACACATTGCGCAGCACGGCGCAGAGTATCTGGACGATCTGGATGTGAGCTGATGATTTTAAATTGCCTCCGCTTGCGCTCTGGCAATGACAGAGGTAACGTTATTTTAATTTGGTGATTTGTCGCAGCCTGCGGGCTGCTCCAAATCACGTTTTCACGAAGAAGGCCCCAACGGGTCACGGCATTTTAAGGGAAAAATGCAGAAAACCGGAACGGCTCCATCGGTGAAAGAGTAGCTCAGGATGGCCCGCAGGCCATCCTGAGCTGCAAAAATAAAAAATATTTTCCGCTGAATATGGGCAGAGCGAGAGCGGCGCCCATTTAAAATCGTCAAGAGGTTAGAAGATGCCTAGAAAATCGACCAAGAAAAGTTTAAAGCCGGTGCGCCCGCAGCTGGGCGACGGCGTTGAAATTCTGAACGCAGGCAGCGTGCTGGAGGACCCCATCACCCGCACGCTGGAAACCAACTATATGCCCTACGCCATGAGCGTCATCGTCAGCCGCGCACTGCCAGAAATCGACGGCTTCAAACCGGCGCACCGCAAGCTGCTGTACACCATGTACGAGATGGGCCTGCTCAAGGGCGCACGCACCAAGTCTGCCAACATCGTGGGCAGCACCATGCACCTGAACCCCCACGGCGATGCCGCCATCTACGACACCATGGTGCGCATGGGCCGCGGCAACGAGAGCCTGCTGGTGCCCTTTGTGGACAGCAAGGGCAACTTCGGCAAGGCCTACAGCCGGGATATGTCCTGCGCTGCTGCCCGTTACACCGAGGCAAAGCTCGAGGGTGTGTGCGAGGAGCTGTTCCGGGATATCGACAAGGAGACCGTGGACTTTGTGCCCAATTACGACAGCACCACCACCGAGCCTACCCTGCTGCCGGTCACATTCCCCACCATTCTGGCCAACAACACGCTGGGCATCGCGGTGGGCATGGCCTGCAACATCTGCTCCTTCAATCTGGCAGAGCTGTGCGCCACCACCGTGGCTTTGATGAAGGATGAAAAGCACGACATCTCCACCACCATGCCCGCCCCGGACTTTGTGGGCGGCGGTCAGATCTTGTACGATGAAGCGCAGATGCGTGAAATTTACGAGAACGGCCGCGGCAGCGTGAAGGTACGCGCCCGCTACAACGTGGTGCCCGGCGAAAACATGATCGAGGTCACCCAGATCCCGCCCACCACCACGGTGGAGGCCATTATGGACAAGATCGCAGAGCTGGTCAAGACCGGCAAGGTCAAGGAGATCAGCGACATGCGCGATGAGACCGACCTGAACGGCCTGAAGCTGACGCTGGACCTCAAGCGCGGCGTGGATGCCGACAAGCTGATGGCGAAGCTGTTCAAGGCCACCCCGCTGGAGGACAGCTTCAGCGCAAACTTCAACATTCTGGTGTCCGGTCAGCCCCGGGTCATGGGTGTGCGGGAAATTTTGAAGGAGTGGACGGCCTTCCGCGTGGAGTGCGTGCGCCGCCGCACCTATTATGACCTGCACGGCAAGGAAAAGCGCCTGCACCTGCTGCAGGGTCTTGCCGCCATCCTGCTGGATATCGACAAGGCAATCAAAATTATCCGTACCACCGAGGAAGAGACCGAGGTGGTGCCCAACCTGATGATCGGCTTTGGCATCGACGAGGTGCAGGCGGACTATGTGGCGGAGATCAAGCTGCGCCATCTGAACCGGGAATACATCCTCAAGCGCACCGGCGAGATCGAACAGCTGGAAAAGGACATCGCCGACCTGAACGATGTGCTGGCAAAGCCCGCCCG is part of the Faecalibacterium sp. HTF-F genome and harbors:
- a CDS encoding DNA gyrase subunit A produces the protein MPRKSTKKSLKPVRPQLGDGVEILNAGSVLEDPITRTLETNYMPYAMSVIVSRALPEIDGFKPAHRKLLYTMYEMGLLKGARTKSANIVGSTMHLNPHGDAAIYDTMVRMGRGNESLLVPFVDSKGNFGKAYSRDMSCAAARYTEAKLEGVCEELFRDIDKETVDFVPNYDSTTTEPTLLPVTFPTILANNTLGIAVGMACNICSFNLAELCATTVALMKDEKHDISTTMPAPDFVGGGQILYDEAQMREIYENGRGSVKVRARYNVVPGENMIEVTQIPPTTTVEAIMDKIAELVKTGKVKEISDMRDETDLNGLKLTLDLKRGVDADKLMAKLFKATPLEDSFSANFNILVSGQPRVMGVREILKEWTAFRVECVRRRTYYDLHGKEKRLHLLQGLAAILLDIDKAIKIIRTTEEETEVVPNLMIGFGIDEVQADYVAEIKLRHLNREYILKRTGEIEQLEKDIADLNDVLAKPARIRRIIINELNDVAKKYGQPRRSEILYDLPEEDGSAEEEAVPDYPVTVFFTREGYFKKIPPQSLRTAGAHKLKEGDEIIQQVETRNNVEALFFTDKQQVYKVRLAELEDGKVAQMGIFIPGRLGMDEGENVLCMVITGDYSGFMLFFFASGKCAKIPLSSYATKQNRRKLLKAYCDKEPLATLLFLPEETELAIRTSASRMLLVGTAQIAAKTTRDSQGVAVVTLKKNQTIASVVPADTLELANPHRYRVRSLPATGALLRAEDEGEQMSLL